The following are encoded together in the Rhinopithecus roxellana isolate Shanxi Qingling chromosome 5, ASM756505v1, whole genome shotgun sequence genome:
- the KLHL25 gene encoding kelch-like protein 25 — translation MSVSVHETRKSRSSTGSMNVTLFHKASHPDCVLAHLNTLRKHCMFTDVTLWAGDRAFPCHRAVLAASSRYFEAMFSHGLRESRDDTVNFQDNLHPEVLELLLDFAYSSRIAINEENAESLLEAGDMLQFHDVRDAAAEFLEKNLFPSNCLGMMLLSDAHQCRRLYEFSWRMCLVHFETVRQSEDFNSLSKDTLLDLISSDELETEDERVVFEAILQWVKHDLEPRKAHLPELLRSVRLALLPSDCLQEAVSSEALLMADERTKLIIDEALRCKTRILQNDGVVTSPCARPRKAGHTLLILGGQTFMCDKIYQVDHKAKEIIPKADLPSPRKEFSASAIGCKVYVTGGRGSENGVSKDVWVYDTVHEEWSKAAPMLIARFGHGSAELENCLYVVGGHTSLVGVFPASPSVSLKQVEKYDPGANKWMMVAPLRDGVSNAAVVSAKLKLFVFGGTSIHRDMVSKVQCYDPSENRWMIKAECPQPWRYTAAAVLGSQIFIMGGDTEFTAASAYRFDCETNQWTRIGDMTAKRMSCHALASGNKLYVVGGYFGTQRCKTLDCYDPTSDTWNCITTVPYSLIPTAFVSTWKHLPA, via the coding sequence ATGTCAGTCAGCGTCCATGAGACCCGCAAGTCGCGGAGCAGCACGGGGTCCATGAACGTCACCCTCTTCCACAAGGCCTCCCACCCGGACTGTGTGCTGGCCCACCTCAACACACTTCGCAAGCACTGCATGTTCACTGACGTCACGCTCTGGGCGGGCGATCGTGCCTTCCCCTGTCACCGTGCCGTGCTGGCCGCCTCTAGCCGCTACTTTGAGGCCATGTTCAGCCACGGCCTGCGGGAGAGCCGGGATGACACTGTCAACTTCCAGGACAACCTGCACCCAGAGGTGCTGGAGCTGCTGCTGGACTTTGCCTACTCCTCACGCATCGCCATTAACGAGGAGAACGCTGAGTCGCTGCTGGAGGCGGGCGACATGCTGCAGTTCCACGACGTGCGGGACGCGGCCGCCGAGTTTCTGGAGAAGAACCTTTTCCCCTCCAACTGCCTGGGCATGATGCTGCTCTCGGACGCCCACCAGTGCCGCCGGCTGTACGAGTTCTCCTGGCGCATGTGCCTGGTGCACTTTGAGACGGTGCGGCAGAGTGAGGACTTCAACAGCCTGTCCAAGGACACGCTGCTGGACCTCATCTCGAGTGATGAGCTGGAGACCGAGGATGAGCGGGTGGTGTTCGAGGCCATCCTCCAGTGGGTGAAGCACGACCTGGAGCCACGGAAGGCCCACCTGCCCGAGCTCCTCCGCAGCGTGCGTCTGGCCTTGCTGccgtctgactgcctgcaggagGCCGTCTCCAGCGAGGCACTCCTCATGGCGGACGAGCGCACCAAGCTCATCATAGACGAGGCCCTGCGCTGCAAGACCAGGATCCTGCAGAATGACGGCGTGGTCAccagcccctgtgcccggccacGCAAGGCAGGCCACACGCTGCTCATCCTGGGGGGCCAGACCTTCATGTGTGACAAGATCTACCAGGTGGACCACAAGGCCAAGGAGATCATCCCCAAGGCCGACCTGCCCAGCCCCCGGAAGGAGTTCAGCGCCTCAGCGATCGGCTGCAAGGTCTATGTGACGGGGGGCAGGGGCTCCGAGAACGGGGTCTCCAAGGACGTCTGGGTGTATGACACCGTACATGAGGAATGGTCCAAGGCGGCGCCCATGCTGATTGCCCGCTTTGGCCATGGCTCAGCTGAGCTGGAGAACTGCCTCTATGTGGTGGGGGGACACACTTCTCTGGTAGGCGTCTTCCCAGCCTCCCCTTCTGTCTCCCTGAAACAAGTAGAGAAATACGACCCTGGGGCCAACAAGTGGATGATGGTGGCCCCCTTGAGGGATGGCGTCAGCAATGCCGCAGTGGTGAGTGCCAAGCTGAAGCTCTTTGTTTTTGGAGGAACCAGCATCCACCGGGACATGGTGTCCAAGGTCCAGTGCTATGACCCCTCGGAGAACAGGTGGATGATCAAGGCTGAGTGCCCCCAGCCTTGGCGGTACACAGCCGCTGCCGTCCTGGGCAGCCAGATCTTCATCATGGGAGGTGACACAGAATTCACAGCCGCCTCGGCCTACCGCTTTGACTGTGAGACCAACCAGTGGACACGGATTGGGGACATGACCGCCAAGCGCATGTCCTGCCATGCCCTGGCTTCCGGCAACAAGCTCTATGTGGTGGGGGGCTACTTTGGGACCCAGAGGTGTAAGACTCTGGACTGCTATGACCCCACTTCAGATACATGGAACTGCATTACAACGGTGCCCTACTCACTTATCCCCACGGCCTTTGTCAGCACCTGGAAGCACCTGCCCGCGTGA